ATTACCATAACATGCACAGTACATAATTTTAGATAGAACAAAAGTCAATACATCCCCTTGGTCATAAGCTACCCCTCCCCGTTCACATATAAACATACAGAACCTTGTGGACATTAAAAAAGTCATTCACTTGGGAGACATACCTCACgtgaataatgaaaagaaaccCATTTGCCTCTTAatctttcagtcttttttaatatatggGCTCCAAGCTGTTCTGTGTAGATATGCACGGATCAGCAAACGCTAATTAACAACTGTGTTAACAGCCTGTTATTATTCTATTCAATTACTGCTCCTGGAGTCTATTATGGCTCTTAGTTTGCTTGTTTCAATCGCAACGGGGAGGAAAGATGAACCAAACACCAGCTACAGCCTTCAAACAGAGGCAGGGTCTTGGGGAGAGTGAGTCTAGCAACACCAATTATGAGTTTTCATGAAAAGTTGCAGACACTGGTGTTATCTTTTTCTGAAATTAGGGTTTAGAAACCGTAAATTTGAATAGCTTCACTTTTACATGTACAAGCTTTTAATGCAGAGACATTTCACACTGTCCAAAATCCAGGAAAATCTTGACACTGGGACATCAAAAGCGCGAGATTTAGTCTGATGTTGACTCTGGGATAACAGAGAGTGGTGTGCTTAGAAGTATGGCTCACATGAGAAATCAAGGGAGGCCAACAGCTCTTGAATAAACAGCAGTACGTGAGCTGTGATACACACAAGAACAGCAGTGCACAGTAGAGCTACAGTAATCCTATTATACATTTTACAAAGacacaataaaatataacaaGAAAATGATCTCCAAGATACTACAGCTCTTAAGTGGTATTATACCGCAAGAAACTATGACGACTTTTTGGAAAGGACATATGCACAAAATGACCTCAAGCAGAACACACACCCAGTCACGACCAAGAAACCCGAAGGCCTTCAAGCCATCTGTGGGACACTATGAATTAGATTAAATAACAGAGGCTGGAGTACTCAAACACACTGGGCGGTAAAGCCTTAATCCAAAACTGATGGATGAAAAGGGGGGAGGGTCGGGGCAGAGATATGGAGAAGGTATTCCTAATTCAAAACTGCTGAGGGTATGGGGcaagagaaagagtgagagagagtgaaaaggcaagacagacaaagagagggaggaggaaaaggacgACAACACTGCTATCCcagaaataaatcaatatacagagcaggaaaacaaataaGGCCACAGAAGTATTTGCATTCCGAAAGAACAACAGAACAAGATGAGCAACTGCCCACCAGCATTTAACATACAGTACTTCCTGTCTCGCAAAAGGGGCAATGAAGAGACACAGGCAGTAAGCAGATCCCTCTGCACCGACTAACTGCTGCACTGTATTTACTTTGAGTGTCCAAATTCTACACTTCTTTTTACAAGTGTAAAATCTATGCATGGTAATGGGGCCTCGAAAATTCCAAAACCACAACTTTGAATATTTGTCACTGTTCACTTCTTATCTCATAGATCAATTTCCCAGCACCTAGCTCTCCAGTGTTCATTGTAACTATTGCTAATCTCTAGAAAATATCTTGTGTATGCAAACTGAAGGCAAATCTTTTCCATGTCTTCAggtctgtttccatttttattcTATCCCTGTTGGGATTCTAAAATCATCACTTACTGTATGTAGCTTGTGTGACCTCCATTGTGCAAATATCTAACAAAAAGTACACACTTCCCACACAaggatcattaaagtttcatgaTTGCTTTTGTAGGTTTAAGATATGTAATGTTATAGAGAGTGTAATGTTCTATAAATCATTATTAACAACATATGCCAGGGACTTCAGCCATCACAGACATAATCAAGTCTTCTATTTACCAAGCATCACTGTCACAAATCGAAAGGACTTCTCTATTTTCTCTCCTGTGATCCagttttttcttaaaatgtaatttatgatTCCATATGCAAAAGGTAAAATAAGGAAGAGGCGGTTTTATTAAGTCCCTCCCACTAAAAAAGTACTTCCTGCTAAGTAATTAGTATCAACAGCAAGGTAGTTTATGAATACataacacacagtcacatacagACGAGAGACATTATTCCACAATGGCAGAGCCGGCAGCAGCAGACGGTGCTGGTGATGAATACATGACAATGGATGCTGATCAATGGATGGAACATGACGACACTTATGAAAACGGAGATACACTTGATCCTGATataagacagaagagagaacagaagaaagATGAGTTTCATAAAGGGAAAGTTGCGACTGGGAGAACGCTGCCAAATATCCCAAACTTAAACACGGCACAATGCCACATCCACCCGCTACCCAACAGGTATGCCACTATCAGACGGCCTCCAAAGAATGCAAACAGAGGACAAGGAGTGAAACAACCACCTCATTTAGGTAAGGTACATACTCAGATTTAATCAAAACAGGCAGAGCCTGTGCACTTACCCAAGTACGGTCGaaaaattataattattaagCTTTTGTAGCATGGAGTAAGTGATGCTGTTTTCTGATAGCCTTCCACCTAGATGGTATGCATAGAAATACTCAAATCCAAACATGAatatacagtaaacacagacaaGCAAAACACTAGTATATCATAATGGTAAATTACAATAACATGATGTTATCTTCTGATTAGATTGTTTCAGGTATACCACAGCGTGTTTGGGGTTGGTGTGTATTCTTTTACTCGGAGTGCTGCTGGGTCTGAGCTTCTACTGTGAGTCTGaactttttttcattaaaacacaaccTTATTGGACCCTCTGAATTTTAGATGTCAAGTTTTCAAGGATTTATGACACTGTATGACTGTCAGACTGCTTTAGGGAGTATagagaaatatttttaattttatgttgCTGGGGGttattatttgtaattttgtgTGGAAATTTGCATGGAAGTATTTGGATAACAGGGACTTCTTTTAagaaaatgacaacaataaCCAAAAGTTGGGCCATGAGTCTTGCAGTTCATATACTGGTGCATTTATTCCATGTTCCTTTAACTTCATAGTCAAAGAACAAGGAATCTGTGAACAATCTGCTTAGTGCCAGTGTCCAGTGGGCGAACCAGTGGGCGATAAAGGGTTAAACGatatatgtgcatgcatgaattGTGTAAGTGAAAGTGTATTCCACTTTGCCTCTGTCAGAGGCCAACTTGAGAaacatttgtattgttttttaaaacagatgaGAGATTATCTCTGTTTTCTAAGAGATTGACTGAAGAAGTAGGGGAACTACAAGTCCAAAACAGTCACTTGGAAGATGAAATAAGTGAGTGGTCAATGAACatcacacaaaacagcacaaatccCTGATCAAACATTTTAGAAATGCTACCATTCCCATCAAAGTGAGAAAAGTTGTATAAAACTAGACTGTCACTCATCTTCACAGGAATTCTGAAAAACATCTCCAGATCAGTCTACCAGGTTTCCAGCTACGGATATAATGATTGTTCAACTGGGCTGAACCTGTTCGTACTAAATTATGAAGTGCTTGAGGTGAGGAATAGAtttgctagtgtgtgtgtgtgtgtgtgtgtgtttgtgtgtatgtgtccaaCTGTGCaacatgtatatacatatatacaggaTGATAAAGTTCTGGGTAAAAAACAGCATAATCTTGATTGACAACTTTAATCGCcttcacagaaacagatggaAGGGAATTTCTATCTGAGTCGCAGGAACTTGACAACTGACAACTGCAGCCTACAGTCCTTCTGCAACTGCACTCCTGAATCTACCTGGAGCTGGTACAACCAGGATTGAGGCCAGATCAGGTCATATGTCCATGACCATGTGAAAATTTGGGTTTTATTTCTTAGACTGAAATGTCTGTCACTCATTCCGGGGAAATAGACGATTTGTCTATAtgctgtatacacacacatgtccaAACTCCATACAGGGCAGTTTAAAGAAGTCCACTCGTAAATTTTATTATCAATATTTAGTGTGCATTTCCTGTTTATCCGAAGCCAAGCTTTTGAatttttctctgtcctctgtctcttctgaTGAAATGTTAGAGGGAAAGACGTACACACAAAACTGTCATGTCATCAATAAGTTGATAATGTTCACAAGAACCTTCATGCCCATAGCAACGATCGCTGATGCAAtgttgatgcagcaacaaacttttaaaacatgtaATGCCAATGTTTAGACATCAGTGGAAACTGATGAAACATGTGCACAGGTGATTGTGTTGTTTCACCTTGTTTGTGCTCTCCCATTAATTTTCAcgtcacagaaacacagaaacaagaggaCACAGGCAGCATCGCCACATGAACGCAtgtaaacacgcacacacacacccacaccctgACACTATGGATTTCCATTCAGCCATGCAggcaacaggaagaggaaacactgcatcctGTGGAAGAATGGGTGGAGGGGGCGGTGGTCACTCTGAGTgtaacacactgtgtgtgtgtgtgtgtgtgtgtgtgtgtgtatacatactATGAATATATGTGTGAGTTTATACTGCAGTTCCATCTGTCTTTTCTACTACTGTTGTCTCAGGGTTTATTGGTTTATCTCAGCCAGGAGTGTTGACACAACTGGCTTTGGGCGGTCACTGAAGCTTCCCCGGGGCCCTCATGTTGACAACACTCATTGCACATGGTTCCTAACACCAGTGATTTGTGACACTGTGAGTGGGAGGATTTAGGCCATGGGCCCTGCTCTCCTCGGCAACACTTTTGTCACACTAACAATAGTTACTTTATGACGGTGAAGTGAAATATCTGTGatttaacacattttcctgTGTAACAGTTGGGTCGTTTTGTCCAAATAAGAGGTAATGGGctgaaaatatatatacatagtgTATTAGTTTTGAGAGGTTGGAAGCCTATTTCAATCAAAAACAATTTTGCTGACACAAGTCCAACCTGTACATCCTTGATGGACATGAACTAGGCGTTTGGTTTAAATGCCTTGTCATATGTGCCAGATGGGGATCATGTAGCAGTACAATGGAATGTGACTGTCAttgatgaaatgtgtgaaaaataaaatgtgaccaCAAAAGGTAATTAGggctgtgtgtggtttgtggtgagaggagcacaaacacaaacaggaatgAAGGATGACGGAGGGGTTGTTAGCGCACATTTTTAGTAAAGAAAAACCACAAAGGGTTAAAGGAACTAACAGAGCTGAGCACTGTAAGAATCCAGTCGATACAGTGTAAGGTCTTCGGCTACATTTATTAGTCAGCAACAGAGCTCCACAGACTACAGCGGGGTGCGGGAGGGCAGGGAGGGCtgtggagcagagcagcagagggcagcacacAGCTATGGGAGGGGCAGGGAGGCAATATGGGTCAATTATGGGAACAGCACTGTGACAAGACACGACAGAGGGGGCCGAGTTGAGGCAGAGtggaaaacagctgaataaTAT
Above is a window of Chelmon rostratus isolate fCheRos1 chromosome 8, fCheRos1.pri, whole genome shotgun sequence DNA encoding:
- the LOC121611005 gene encoding uncharacterized protein LOC121611005, encoding MTMDADQWMEHDDTYENGDTLDPDIRQKREQKKDEFHKGKVATGRTLPNIPNLNTAQCHIHPLPNRYATIRRPPKNANRGQGVKQPPHLDCFRYTTACLGLVCILLLGVLLGLSFYYERLSLFSKRLTEEVGELQVQNSHLEDEIRILKNISRSVYQVSSYGYNDCSTGLNLFVLNYEVLEKQMEGNFYLSRRNLTTDNCSLQSFCNCTPESTWSWYNQD